GGCGGTCGCCGCGGCGGTGCCGCCCGTGGCGAGCACGTCGTCGACGATCAGGACGCGGTCGCCCGATGCGAAGGCGTCGCGGTGCACCTCGAGGGTCGCGCTGGCGTACTCCAGGTCGTACGACGCCTCGAAGGTCGGCGCGGGCAGCTTGCCCTTCTTGCGGACCGGGACGAACCCGGCACCGAAGTGGTAGGCGACGGGTGCGGCGAGGATGAAGCCGCGCGCCTCGATGCCCACGACCTTGTCGACCGTGCCGCGGCCGTGGTGGGCGACGATCGCGTCGACCGCCCCCGCGAACGCCACGTGGTCGGCGAGCAGCGGGGTGATGTCCTTGAAGACGATGCCCGGCCGCGGGTAGTCGGTGATGTCGCGGACGTGGTCGCGAAGCCACGCCTCCAGGTCGAGCGGCGTGCTGGGTCGCTGCCGGGTGCCGGTGGTCACCGGTTGCGCTTCTTGCCACCGCGGCGCTTGGACCGCTGCCGGCTGCCGGGGCCGGCCGGCCGAGAGGCTCGCGGCGGCGCGCTGACCGGCCGGTCGGGGAAGGCGCCGCCTCCGTCGTAGGTCATGGCGGCGCCGGCGGCCGGGGCGGCGACGGCGGCGGCCTCGGCGACACCGGTGGCCACCTGCTCGTCGCCGCGCTGGGTCTCCTTCGCCTGCCGGCTGGCGACCCGGCGCTGCAGCGCCTTGAACTGCGGCTCGCGCTCCTTCATGTCGCACAGCAGCGGCGTGGCGATGAAGATCGACGAGTAGGCGCCGGCGGCCAGACCGATGAGCAGCGCGAGCGACAGGTCCTCGAGCGAGCCGGCTCCGAGCAGGCCGGAGCCGATGCCGAGCAGGCCGGCGACCGGCAGCAGCGCGATGATCGAGGTGTTGATCGACCGCATCAGCGTCTGGTTGACGCCGAGGTTCGCGGCCTGGCTGTAGGTCATGCGGCTGCCGCCCGCGAGGCCGACGGTGTTCTCCCGGACCTTGTCGAAGACGACGACGGTGTCGTAAAGGGAGTAGCCGAGGACGGTCAGCAGCGCGATGACGGTGTCGGGGCTGACCTCGAAGCCGCTGAGGGAGTAGATGCCTGCGGTGAGCAGCAGGTCGTGCAGCAGCGCGACGATCGCCGCCAGCGCCATCTTCCAGTCGTAGCGCATCGACAGGTACAGGATCACCGCGATCAGGAACACGACGAGGGACAGCAGCGCCTTGTTGGTGACCTGGCTGCCCCACGACGCGCCGACCGTGTCGACGTTGATGTCGCCGCGCTTGACGTCGAAGCGTTTGTTCAGGACGTCTTCGACCTTGCTGACGTCGCCGGTGTTGAGGGTCTGGGTCTCGACCCGCAGGTCCTTGCCCGCGCCGGTCGACTGGACGATCTCCGGGGTGATGCCGACGGACTCGAAGGCCGAGCGTGCGTACTGCTGCGAGTGGCCGTGGGCGGGGAACGAGAACACCGCCCCGCCCTTGAAGTCGATGCTCGGGTTGAGGCCGCGGATCGCCAGGCTGCCGATGCTGATCAGCAGGATGCTGCCCGAGATGAGGTACCAGAGCTTGCGCCGGCCGATGAAGTCGATCGACAGCTCGCCGCGGTAGAGCCGGCCGGGGATGCTTCCGATCCGGGACACCTCAGGCCTCCTTCGTCGCGGTCGGCCGCGACGCGCGCAGCGGCGGTTGGGCGGTGCGACCGATCCGGTCGATCGACAGCCCGGAGAAGCGGTGCGGTGTGCGGTAGAGCCGGGTGCGCACGAGCAGGCTCATCAGCGGCTTGGTGAAGAAGAACACGATGAACAGGTCCGAGAGCGTCGAGAGGCCGAGAGTGAACGCGAATCCGCGCACGCCACCGACCGACAGCAGGTAGAGGATCACCGCAGCCAGGATCGACACGGTGTCGGCGGACAGGATCGTGCGTCTCGCCCGTGGCCAGGCGCGTTCGACGGCGCTGCGCAGACTGGTGGCGCGGCCTTCGTGCAACTCGTCCTTGATGCGTTCGAAGTAGACGACGAACGAGTCGGCGGTGATGCCGACCGCGACGATGAATCCCGCGATGCCGGCCAGGGTCAGCGTGTAGTTGATCGAGTGACCGAGCAGGCATGTGGCGGCGTACAGCAGGCCGCCGGACAGCCCGAGGCTGAACAGCACGAGAAGCCCGAGCAGCCGGTAGTAGATGAACGAGTAGATGAGCACGAGTCCCAGGCCGATCGCGCCGGCGATGAGCCCGCCGTGCAGCTGGTCGGAGCCGAGCGTCGGCGACACCGTCGAGACGCTGGAGAGCTCGAACTTCAGGGGCAGGGCGCCGTACTTCAGGACGTTGGCGAGGTCCTTCGCCTCCGACTCGGTGAAACTGCCGGTGATCTGCGCCTGCCCGCCGAGGATCGGGTTGATGATGCGTGGCGCCGAGACGACCTGACCGTCGAGCACGATGGCGACGAGGTTCTGCGGGCTGCCGCTACCGGCGTCGTAGGCCTTCTGCGTGAGCCTGCCCCACGCAGAGGTGCCCTTGCCGTTGAAGCTGAGGTCGACCTCCCAGCCCTGCTGACCGAGGACCGCGCTGGCGCCCTTGATCATCGTGCCGAGGACGGTGGCCTTGTCGAGCAGGTACTTCGCGCTGCCGTCCTGCTGGCAGGCGACGATCTGCTTGTCGGGCACGTCGAGATTGGCGAGCGACTCGCGGACCTTCGGCTTGGTGCAGTCGATGGTGGCGTAGAGCTCCTGCGCGGTGGCGTCCTTGGGCAGTACGCCGCTGCCGTTGCTCGCAGCCGCGCTCGCGCTCGGCGTCGGAGTCGGAGTCGCGGACGGCGCCGGCGAGGCGGAGCTGCCGGCGGCGAGCAGGTCGCCGCTGAGTACGCGACCGCGAGGCGAGCTGCTGGTCGCCGGTTTGGCGGAGGTGCTCGTCTTCGGAGTCGCGCTGGTCGCGGGGCTACCGCTGGCGGACGGGGTGACCTGGGGCGTCGCCGTCGTCGGTCCAGGCGCGCCCTGGGCCAGCACCTGGCGGAAGCGCAGCTGGGCGG
The genomic region above belongs to Mycobacteriales bacterium and contains:
- a CDS encoding adenine phosphoribosyltransferase; the encoded protein is MTTGTRQRPSTPLDLEAWLRDHVRDITDYPRPGIVFKDITPLLADHVAFAGAVDAIVAHHGRGTVDKVVGIEARGFILAAPVAYHFGAGFVPVRKKGKLPAPTFEASYDLEYASATLEVHRDAFASGDRVLIVDDVLATGGTAAATAGLVSQAGGEVVGCSVLLELMFLNGRQRLTGLDVHALLQV
- the secF gene encoding protein translocase subunit SecF, translating into MSRIGSIPGRLYRGELSIDFIGRRKLWYLISGSILLISIGSLAIRGLNPSIDFKGGAVFSFPAHGHSQQYARSAFESVGITPEIVQSTGAGKDLRVETQTLNTGDVSKVEDVLNKRFDVKRGDINVDTVGASWGSQVTNKALLSLVVFLIAVILYLSMRYDWKMALAAIVALLHDLLLTAGIYSLSGFEVSPDTVIALLTVLGYSLYDTVVVFDKVRENTVGLAGGSRMTYSQAANLGVNQTLMRSINTSIIALLPVAGLLGIGSGLLGAGSLEDLSLALLIGLAAGAYSSIFIATPLLCDMKEREPQFKALQRRVASRQAKETQRGDEQVATGVAEAAAVAAPAAGAAMTYDGGGAFPDRPVSAPPRASRPAGPGSRQRSKRRGGKKRNR
- the secD gene encoding protein translocase subunit SecD, with protein sequence MAPANAPRPWRALAVVGILLAGLYLAVGLTGETKPKLGLDLRGGTQAILTAETTGGGKVTSSALSKAVDIIRQRVNGIGVAEAQVTTQGNDHIVVAVPGAGHDEVVNRVGKTAQLRFRQVLAQGAPGPTTATPQVTPSASGSPATSATPKTSTSAKPATSSSPRGRVLSGDLLAAGSSASPAPSATPTPTPSASAAASNGSGVLPKDATAQELYATIDCTKPKVRESLANLDVPDKQIVACQQDGSAKYLLDKATVLGTMIKGASAVLGQQGWEVDLSFNGKGTSAWGRLTQKAYDAGSGSPQNLVAIVLDGQVVSAPRIINPILGGQAQITGSFTESEAKDLANVLKYGALPLKFELSSVSTVSPTLGSDQLHGGLIAGAIGLGLVLIYSFIYYRLLGLLVLFSLGLSGGLLYAATCLLGHSINYTLTLAGIAGFIVAVGITADSFVVYFERIKDELHEGRATSLRSAVERAWPRARRTILSADTVSILAAVILYLLSVGGVRGFAFTLGLSTLSDLFIVFFFTKPLMSLLVRTRLYRTPHRFSGLSIDRIGRTAQPPLRASRPTATKEA